A genomic window from Megalobrama amblycephala isolate DHTTF-2021 linkage group LG2, ASM1881202v1, whole genome shotgun sequence includes:
- the prrc1 gene encoding protein PRRC1 isoform X2, translated as MCMVGNILKRMIQESRFAKTSHSSQRLNNNTSVPSGSEDRVKMMEESGIESTPPATPPPPSTAVASPPPLTSGVSGPLTIPSPSSISAFAPGGFSSPIPPVAFTSTLQPIQSSVPSLSLGSVSSPLGLSGPYGGPPLSTAAPLGPVLSAPPMGPPTTGFSVSAGYDITRGHAGRTPQTPLMPSFSSASPMPGIVTNPMMQQPVSGGLDVSSPITFPEDAEDPRVTPDGNTPGGIWGFIKGVAGNPMVKTVLDKTKHSVESMITTLDPGMAPYIKSGGDVDIVVTSDKEVKVAAVRDAFQEVFGLAMVTGEAGQSNIAPQPVGYAAGVKGAQERIDSLRRAAVIHEKQPVVSVENFIAELFPDKWFDIGCLILDDPGNGIHIETFTQATPVALEYVQQAQSLTPPDYNLRWSGLLVTVGEVLERNVPNISRTDWHLAFTGTSRRQMIYSAAKALAGMYKMRLPSRTV; from the exons ATGTGCATGGTCGGCAACATCTTGAAACGAATGATTCAAGAGAGCCGATTCGCTAAAACGAGTCACTCTTCGCAACGCTTGAACAATAACACATCAGTTCCGAGCGGTTCCGAG GACAGAGTGAAGATGATGGAAGAGAGTGGCATAGAGAGCACACCGCCTGCCACGCCCCCACCCCCCTCTACAGCGGTCGCCAGCCCCCCACCACTCACCAGTG GTGTTTCCGGCCCTCTGACCATCCCAAGCCCCTCCAGCATCTCTGCATTTGCCCCAGGAGGTTTTTCCAGCCCTATTCCTCCAGTGGCTTTTACCTCCACGCTGCAGCCTATCCAGTCATCTgttccatctctctctcttggcTCAGTATCGTCTCCTCTGGGTCTGAGCGGTCCGTATGG TGGCCCTCCACTCAGCACTGCTGCCCCTCTGGGCCCTGTCCTCTCTGCCCCTCCCATGGGCCCGCCCACCACTGGCTTCTCTGTGAGTGCAGGATATGACATCACTCGTGGCCACGCTGGCCGCACCCCTCAGACGCCGCTGATGCCCAGTTTCTCCAGTGCCTCACCCATGCCAG GGATTGTTACCAATCCCATGATGCAGCAGCCGGTGTCTGGAGGGTTAGATGTCAGCTCGCCCATCACGTTTCCTGAGGATGCTGAAGATCCCAGAGTGACTCCGGATGGCAACACACCTGGTGGAATATGGGGCTTCATCAAG GGTGTAGCTGGAAACCCGATGGTAAAGACTGTCCTGGATAAAACCAAACACTCTGTGGAGTCCATGATAACCACGTTAGACCCTGGGATGGCACCTTACATCA AGTCTGGAGGAGATGTGGACATCGTTGTGACATCAGATAAGGAAGTGAAGGTGGCAGCGGTGCGTGACGCATTTCAGGAGGTGTTTGGTTTGGCCATGGTGACTGGAGAGGCGGGTCAGTCCAACATCGCCCCGCAGCCGGTGGGATACGCTGCGGGGGTCAAG gGAGCCCAGGAGCGCATTGACAGTCTGCGTCGTGCAGCTGTCATTCATGAGAAGCAGCCCGTAGTCTCGGTGGAGAACTTCATAGCTGAACTCTTTCCAGACAA GTGGTTTGACATCGGCTGTCTGATCTTGGATGATCCAGGCAATGGGATTCACATTGAGACGTTCACTCAGGCTACACCTGTGGCCCTGGAGTACGTACAACAG GCGCAGTCACTGACTCCTCCAGACTATAACCTGCGCTGGTCCGGTCTGCTAGTGACGGTTGGGGAAGTTCTGGAGAGAAATGTGCCCAACATCAGCCGCACAGACTGGCACCTGGCCTTCACTGGGACATCCCGCCGACAGATGATATACTCTGCTGCCAAGGCTCTGGCTGGCATGTACAAAATGCGATTGCCTTCCAGGACAGTGTGA
- the prrc1 gene encoding protein PRRC1 isoform X1: protein MCMVGNILKRMIQESRFAKTSHSSQRLNNNTSVPSGSEDRVKMMEESGIESTPPATPPPPSTAVASPPPLTSGVSGPLTIPSPSSISAFAPGGFSSPIPPVAFTSTLQPIQSSVPSLSLGSVSSPLGLSGPYGGPSAPFTSPSAGPPLSTAAPLGPVLSAPPMGPPTTGFSVSAGYDITRGHAGRTPQTPLMPSFSSASPMPGIVTNPMMQQPVSGGLDVSSPITFPEDAEDPRVTPDGNTPGGIWGFIKGVAGNPMVKTVLDKTKHSVESMITTLDPGMAPYIKSGGDVDIVVTSDKEVKVAAVRDAFQEVFGLAMVTGEAGQSNIAPQPVGYAAGVKGAQERIDSLRRAAVIHEKQPVVSVENFIAELFPDKWFDIGCLILDDPGNGIHIETFTQATPVALEYVQQAQSLTPPDYNLRWSGLLVTVGEVLERNVPNISRTDWHLAFTGTSRRQMIYSAAKALAGMYKMRLPSRTV from the exons ATGTGCATGGTCGGCAACATCTTGAAACGAATGATTCAAGAGAGCCGATTCGCTAAAACGAGTCACTCTTCGCAACGCTTGAACAATAACACATCAGTTCCGAGCGGTTCCGAG GACAGAGTGAAGATGATGGAAGAGAGTGGCATAGAGAGCACACCGCCTGCCACGCCCCCACCCCCCTCTACAGCGGTCGCCAGCCCCCCACCACTCACCAGTG GTGTTTCCGGCCCTCTGACCATCCCAAGCCCCTCCAGCATCTCTGCATTTGCCCCAGGAGGTTTTTCCAGCCCTATTCCTCCAGTGGCTTTTACCTCCACGCTGCAGCCTATCCAGTCATCTgttccatctctctctcttggcTCAGTATCGTCTCCTCTGGGTCTGAGCGGTCCGTATGGTGGCCCTAGCGCTCCGTTCACCTCTCCGTCTGCTGGCCCTCCACTCAGCACTGCTGCCCCTCTGGGCCCTGTCCTCTCTGCCCCTCCCATGGGCCCGCCCACCACTGGCTTCTCTGTGAGTGCAGGATATGACATCACTCGTGGCCACGCTGGCCGCACCCCTCAGACGCCGCTGATGCCCAGTTTCTCCAGTGCCTCACCCATGCCAG GGATTGTTACCAATCCCATGATGCAGCAGCCGGTGTCTGGAGGGTTAGATGTCAGCTCGCCCATCACGTTTCCTGAGGATGCTGAAGATCCCAGAGTGACTCCGGATGGCAACACACCTGGTGGAATATGGGGCTTCATCAAG GGTGTAGCTGGAAACCCGATGGTAAAGACTGTCCTGGATAAAACCAAACACTCTGTGGAGTCCATGATAACCACGTTAGACCCTGGGATGGCACCTTACATCA AGTCTGGAGGAGATGTGGACATCGTTGTGACATCAGATAAGGAAGTGAAGGTGGCAGCGGTGCGTGACGCATTTCAGGAGGTGTTTGGTTTGGCCATGGTGACTGGAGAGGCGGGTCAGTCCAACATCGCCCCGCAGCCGGTGGGATACGCTGCGGGGGTCAAG gGAGCCCAGGAGCGCATTGACAGTCTGCGTCGTGCAGCTGTCATTCATGAGAAGCAGCCCGTAGTCTCGGTGGAGAACTTCATAGCTGAACTCTTTCCAGACAA GTGGTTTGACATCGGCTGTCTGATCTTGGATGATCCAGGCAATGGGATTCACATTGAGACGTTCACTCAGGCTACACCTGTGGCCCTGGAGTACGTACAACAG GCGCAGTCACTGACTCCTCCAGACTATAACCTGCGCTGGTCCGGTCTGCTAGTGACGGTTGGGGAAGTTCTGGAGAGAAATGTGCCCAACATCAGCCGCACAGACTGGCACCTGGCCTTCACTGGGACATCCCGCCGACAGATGATATACTCTGCTGCCAAGGCTCTGGCTGGCATGTACAAAATGCGATTGCCTTCCAGGACAGTGTGA
- the prrc1 gene encoding protein PRRC1 isoform X3 produces the protein MMEESGIESTPPATPPPPSTAVASPPPLTSGVSGPLTIPSPSSISAFAPGGFSSPIPPVAFTSTLQPIQSSVPSLSLGSVSSPLGLSGPYGGPSAPFTSPSAGPPLSTAAPLGPVLSAPPMGPPTTGFSVSAGYDITRGHAGRTPQTPLMPSFSSASPMPGIVTNPMMQQPVSGGLDVSSPITFPEDAEDPRVTPDGNTPGGIWGFIKGVAGNPMVKTVLDKTKHSVESMITTLDPGMAPYIKSGGDVDIVVTSDKEVKVAAVRDAFQEVFGLAMVTGEAGQSNIAPQPVGYAAGVKGAQERIDSLRRAAVIHEKQPVVSVENFIAELFPDKWFDIGCLILDDPGNGIHIETFTQATPVALEYVQQAQSLTPPDYNLRWSGLLVTVGEVLERNVPNISRTDWHLAFTGTSRRQMIYSAAKALAGMYKMRLPSRTV, from the exons ATGATGGAAGAGAGTGGCATAGAGAGCACACCGCCTGCCACGCCCCCACCCCCCTCTACAGCGGTCGCCAGCCCCCCACCACTCACCAGTG GTGTTTCCGGCCCTCTGACCATCCCAAGCCCCTCCAGCATCTCTGCATTTGCCCCAGGAGGTTTTTCCAGCCCTATTCCTCCAGTGGCTTTTACCTCCACGCTGCAGCCTATCCAGTCATCTgttccatctctctctcttggcTCAGTATCGTCTCCTCTGGGTCTGAGCGGTCCGTATGGTGGCCCTAGCGCTCCGTTCACCTCTCCGTCTGCTGGCCCTCCACTCAGCACTGCTGCCCCTCTGGGCCCTGTCCTCTCTGCCCCTCCCATGGGCCCGCCCACCACTGGCTTCTCTGTGAGTGCAGGATATGACATCACTCGTGGCCACGCTGGCCGCACCCCTCAGACGCCGCTGATGCCCAGTTTCTCCAGTGCCTCACCCATGCCAG GGATTGTTACCAATCCCATGATGCAGCAGCCGGTGTCTGGAGGGTTAGATGTCAGCTCGCCCATCACGTTTCCTGAGGATGCTGAAGATCCCAGAGTGACTCCGGATGGCAACACACCTGGTGGAATATGGGGCTTCATCAAG GGTGTAGCTGGAAACCCGATGGTAAAGACTGTCCTGGATAAAACCAAACACTCTGTGGAGTCCATGATAACCACGTTAGACCCTGGGATGGCACCTTACATCA AGTCTGGAGGAGATGTGGACATCGTTGTGACATCAGATAAGGAAGTGAAGGTGGCAGCGGTGCGTGACGCATTTCAGGAGGTGTTTGGTTTGGCCATGGTGACTGGAGAGGCGGGTCAGTCCAACATCGCCCCGCAGCCGGTGGGATACGCTGCGGGGGTCAAG gGAGCCCAGGAGCGCATTGACAGTCTGCGTCGTGCAGCTGTCATTCATGAGAAGCAGCCCGTAGTCTCGGTGGAGAACTTCATAGCTGAACTCTTTCCAGACAA GTGGTTTGACATCGGCTGTCTGATCTTGGATGATCCAGGCAATGGGATTCACATTGAGACGTTCACTCAGGCTACACCTGTGGCCCTGGAGTACGTACAACAG GCGCAGTCACTGACTCCTCCAGACTATAACCTGCGCTGGTCCGGTCTGCTAGTGACGGTTGGGGAAGTTCTGGAGAGAAATGTGCCCAACATCAGCCGCACAGACTGGCACCTGGCCTTCACTGGGACATCCCGCCGACAGATGATATACTCTGCTGCCAAGGCTCTGGCTGGCATGTACAAAATGCGATTGCCTTCCAGGACAGTGTGA